One region of Aminobacterium colombiense DSM 12261 genomic DNA includes:
- a CDS encoding DUF2905 domain-containing protein, translated as MQGVGKLLISMGIILCIAGVVVLFLGRFNIPLGKLPGDITYTRKNVTVFAPITTMLVVSVVLTIVLNIIGRWMK; from the coding sequence ATGCAAGGAGTAGGCAAACTTCTTATTTCTATGGGGATTATACTTTGTATCGCCGGAGTTGTTGTCCTCTTTTTAGGCAGGTTCAATATTCCACTGGGGAAGCTGCCTGGAGACATTACCTATACTCGAAAAAACGTGACAGTCTTTGCCCCTATTACAACTATGCTGGTTGTCAGCGTTGTTTTAACGATTGTATTGAATATTATTGGACGGTGGATGAAATAA
- the ruvB gene encoding Holliday junction branch migration DNA helicase RuvB, whose protein sequence is MTEERTNFFDLQKKDFEEELTLRPSSLQDFVGQQKLKDKLSIYVQAARQRKEALDHILFYGPPGLGKTTLAGIIAHEMGGQLRVTTGPALEKAGDIAAILSNLEPFDVLFIDEIHRLPANVEEILYPSMEDFSLHIIVGKGPLANNICLTLPPFTLVGATTRLGLLTSPLRARFGIVEQLALYNVDETSEIVQRGAKVLGIEIEEEAAYEIARRSRGTPRVAIRLLKRVRDVAEVRQSPSINTAVASVALNMLGLDTLGLDDGDRRILQVIVELFDGGPVGLSTIAAALNEEGQTIEDIYEPYLIQKGLIERTPRGRKATRNGYLYLGKNPPETLNDQLELYQEEESGICKE, encoded by the coding sequence GTGACAGAAGAAAGAACGAACTTTTTCGACCTTCAGAAAAAAGATTTTGAAGAAGAGCTCACTCTTCGCCCATCAAGTCTACAGGATTTTGTTGGACAGCAAAAACTTAAAGATAAGCTATCAATATATGTTCAAGCGGCTCGACAACGAAAAGAAGCCCTTGACCATATTCTTTTTTATGGCCCTCCAGGTTTGGGGAAAACGACCCTGGCTGGAATCATCGCCCATGAAATGGGGGGACAGCTCCGAGTTACCACGGGGCCAGCTTTGGAAAAAGCTGGCGATATTGCCGCGATTTTATCGAATCTAGAACCTTTTGATGTGCTTTTTATTGACGAGATACATAGACTCCCTGCAAATGTTGAAGAGATTCTTTATCCAAGCATGGAGGATTTTAGCCTCCATATCATTGTTGGGAAGGGGCCATTGGCCAATAACATCTGTTTGACCCTTCCGCCCTTCACCCTTGTAGGGGCAACAACACGACTTGGACTGCTCACTTCGCCCCTTCGGGCGCGGTTTGGCATAGTAGAGCAACTGGCTCTCTACAATGTAGACGAAACTTCCGAAATAGTTCAAAGAGGCGCAAAGGTTCTGGGAATTGAAATTGAAGAGGAAGCCGCCTATGAAATAGCGCGAAGGTCTCGAGGAACACCGCGGGTGGCTATCAGATTGCTTAAAAGGGTAAGGGACGTCGCAGAGGTTCGTCAATCCCCTTCTATCAATACAGCAGTAGCATCTGTTGCCTTGAATATGCTCGGCCTGGATACCCTTGGCCTTGATGACGGCGACCGACGGATACTGCAGGTTATTGTTGAACTTTTCGATGGGGGACCAGTTGGCCTTTCAACAATAGCAGCCGCATTGAACGAAGAAGGTCAGACTATCGAGGATATTTATGAACCCTACCTTATTCAGAAAGGGCTGATAGAACGAACGCCACGAGGGAGAAAGGCCACACGAAATGGTTATCTTTACCTAGGCAAGAACCCTCCTGAAACATTAAACGATCAACTAGAGCTTTATCAAGAGGAGGAATCTGGCATATGCAAGGAGTAG
- the ruvA gene encoding Holliday junction branch migration protein RuvA, translated as MLRSLEGKVLHIGEENVILDVNGLGFDILCSGSALRLCEDNETIRLTTYLQVSENGATLFGFSSEQEREVFIKLLTVKGVGGRVGLAVLRTLSPTQVIRSVATSDTDTFLQVPGVGKKTAERLCFELKRHLSEEMLAEFAEEEVPSILVKNTVAAALRSLGFTQNEVYSVMNRLKREMGSEFDTTKEDILLKRALRELKRN; from the coding sequence ATGTTGAGAAGTCTCGAAGGGAAAGTTCTCCATATCGGCGAAGAAAACGTTATACTTGATGTAAACGGCCTTGGTTTTGACATACTCTGTTCAGGAAGCGCACTTCGGCTATGTGAAGACAATGAAACCATACGCCTCACAACCTACCTGCAGGTCTCTGAAAATGGCGCGACTCTCTTTGGCTTTTCCAGTGAGCAGGAACGGGAAGTTTTTATAAAGCTATTAACGGTAAAGGGGGTAGGAGGCCGAGTGGGGCTGGCCGTACTGAGAACACTTTCTCCAACTCAGGTAATACGCTCAGTTGCAACTTCCGACACAGACACTTTTCTTCAGGTTCCTGGAGTTGGGAAGAAAACCGCTGAACGACTATGTTTTGAACTGAAACGCCATTTATCGGAAGAGATGCTTGCCGAATTTGCAGAAGAAGAGGTTCCGTCCATATTGGTTAAAAACACAGTAGCGGCAGCCCTTCGATCTCTCGGATTTACACAAAACGAGGTCTATAGCGTTATGAATCGTCTAAAAAGAGAAATGGGATCTGAGTTTGACACAACAAAAGAGGACATTCTGCTTAAAAGAGCCCTTCGTGAGCTGAAAAGAAACTGA